A segment of the Streptococcus dysgalactiae subsp. dysgalactiae genome:
AAGTCTCCTCCAAAAAAGTCCTGACTGTAAGTTTGTAATTGACCTGACTCTTGTAACTTGGTTAATCGTTTATTAACAAATGTTTGTAGTTCTTTCCCTTTTTTATCCTTAGCAAACACATAATATTCTAGACCATCTTGATGGTTGGCTACTTTTTCGGTGAGGCGATTCACTTTTAAGGAAAATCCCTGCTCTTTAATAGCCGTCTCTAAAGAGATAGCATCATAAAAAAGAAAATCTAGCTGACCTTGTTCAACTTGCTGCAAGCGTTGGGTAAGAGGAACTTCTCCTGAAGCGTAACCAAGCCTAATAGGTTTCTGATTGGGATGAGTTTGATTCCATCTTTCTAAAACCTGCATGTAGTTGGTCCCTGCTATGCCTTGTGTTTTTTTTCCTGAAAGTTCCTCAAAACGGCGGTAAGCTCGTAATGGTTTGCTTGCTATAGCATAATGAGATTGTGAAATAGGCTTTGAAAAGAGGTATTTTGCTGCTCTTTCCTTACTATAACCAAAATCGTTAGCACCAATATGGTATCGTCCAGAATCAATCCCGGATAAAATTGAAGGAAAAGAAACTGTCTTAATGGTGAGACGATAGGTTTTGGAACCTTTAAAAATTTGTTTCAACACTTCAATATCATAGCCAGTATGTCGCTCTCCTTCTTTATAGGTAAATGGTTTAGTAGCTGCATCTGTGGCCACGATAACCTCTTCTTTTTGAGAAGCACTGACCTGAGAAATTATAGCTAATTGAGTCAAGACAAGACCTATTAAGACGATTCTCGTCACTTTATTGATATACCGATTCATAATGTACCTCTAGTCTGTAATCTTCTCACAAGTCTAACAAAAATGAAAGGCTTTGCCTAATACCATTTAACTATCAAACTGATCAAAATAATAATCACAACCTCATTTAAGAGAAGTTTAAGCATTTAGCATAAAACATATGAATACAAAAAACAGAGCCCCATCATATTGCTGGAGGCATCTGTCTTTTACTCTTAAAAACTTTGTTTTTTAGCCTTACGCTCGGCACGGCCTTTGGCACGGTTCTCAGCACGACGTTCTTTGCGACGTTTTTCATCAACCGCCCACTGAATTTTTTTCTTATAACCTGGTTTAACTTTTTTCTTTTTCTTCTTCACCAAACCAATCATTTCCGTGTCTAATTTTTGGTAAGATTTCTCACGGTTTTGACGACGATCCCGATCATAGGTGTCTTGGAATTCTCCATTTTTGAGCATCTTCGGTGTAAAGACAATTCCCATTTTTTCCAACTCTTTGATATCTGAATCATCACTTGGTTGATAAAGGGTAATAGCAGTTCCTGCCATGCCGTTTCGACCTGTCCGTCCTACACGATGGACAAAGAAAGATAAATCTTGTGGAATAGCATCATTGATGACATGGCTGACCCCTTCAATATCAATTCCGCGCGCTGCCAAGTCAGTAGCAACAATGTATTCAAAATCGAGTTTTTTAACTTGATTCATGATGCGTTTACGTTCTCTTGGAGGAATCCCACCATGAATCTTGGCTACCTTCAAACCATTGGCCACTAAAAAGGCATGTAAGTCATCTGCGCGCTCTTTAGTATTGACAAAAAGCATTGCCATATAAGGCTGCATCGTTTTAAGGATCTCTAAAATTTGCCCATTTTTATCCCGACCTTTTGTCGACACAAGCCAGTTATCAATCGTATCAGCGATAACTGTCTCTGTCTTGATTTGTTCAATAACAGGATTGGACAAGTATTTTTTCAAAAAAGGCTGTAATTTCTGTGGAATGGTTGCTGAGAACACCAAAATCTGAACAGACTTTGGAAGCGAAGCTGCAATTTTATCAACCGTATCCAAAAAGCCCATGTCCATGGTCATGTCAGCCTCATCCACAACGAAAGTCGTGGCCTTATGAATCGCTAAATCACCAGATTTAACCAAATCATAAATACGACCCGGAGTTCCAATGACAATGTGTGGCTGGCTGCTTTTTAACTTTTCAATTTGGCGTAATTTATCCGTACCTCCCACATAGTTAGTTAAACGGATATCTTTGGGAGAATGCTTTGCAATTTGTTTACAGGCGTCAAAAATTTGAGTAGCTAATTCACGGCTAGGAGCTGTAATAACAACTTGCACTTCTGCTTTAGCCTCATCAAGTTTTTCAAAAATGGGCAACAAAAAGGTGTGGGTTTTCCCTGAACCTGTTTTTGATTCCCCAACTAAGTCACGACCGGAGTTGACAATAGGAATCAAGCGTTGTTGGACCTCTGTTGGATTGACAAAGCCAATTTCCTCCAGTGCTTGCTGGATGTATTGCTTAAAATGATAATCTTTAAATGACATGTTTTACCTCGTTTTCTTCCATATTATATCATTAATGTTAGAGACAAGCAAAAGGAGTGGGATAACACTCACAAAATCAGTCTTTGTGGGTCATCTCCACTCTCTCATTGATTACATTAATCAGAATGCTTTTGGTGACTATTCTTGGTAGTCGCCTTAGAACACGTATAAGATAGCCAAGATCAGTAAACTTGCTAGGCTTCCTACTCCCCATAGAAAAGCATCTACCTGCCACTCTGACCATGTCTTGTCTTTTCCAGATAGACCGCCTAATTCTAAATGATGGTGGAAAGG
Coding sequences within it:
- a CDS encoding DEAD/DEAH box helicase, with protein sequence MSFKDYHFKQYIQQALEEIGFVNPTEVQQRLIPIVNSGRDLVGESKTGSGKTHTFLLPIFEKLDEAKAEVQVVITAPSRELATQIFDACKQIAKHSPKDIRLTNYVGGTDKLRQIEKLKSSQPHIVIGTPGRIYDLVKSGDLAIHKATTFVVDEADMTMDMGFLDTVDKIAASLPKSVQILVFSATIPQKLQPFLKKYLSNPVIEQIKTETVIADTIDNWLVSTKGRDKNGQILEILKTMQPYMAMLFVNTKERADDLHAFLVANGLKVAKIHGGIPPRERKRIMNQVKKLDFEYIVATDLAARGIDIEGVSHVINDAIPQDLSFFVHRVGRTGRNGMAGTAITLYQPSDDSDIKELEKMGIVFTPKMLKNGEFQDTYDRDRRQNREKSYQKLDTEMIGLVKKKKKKVKPGYKKKIQWAVDEKRRKERRAENRAKGRAERKAKKQSF
- a CDS encoding transporter substrate-binding domain-containing protein, whose translation is MNRYINKVTRIVLIGLVLTQLAIISQVSASQKEEVIVATDAATKPFTYKEGERHTGYDIEVLKQIFKGSKTYRLTIKTVSFPSILSGIDSGRYHIGANDFGYSKERAAKYLFSKPISQSHYAIASKPLRAYRRFEELSGKKTQGIAGTNYMQVLERWNQTHPNQKPIRLGYASGEVPLTQRLQQVEQGQLDFLFYDAISLETAIKEQGFSLKVNRLTEKVANHQDGLEYYVFAKDKKGKELQTFVNKRLTKLQESGQLQTYSQDFFGGDFVSELP